Proteins from a genomic interval of Micromonospora sp. NBC_00389:
- the pgm gene encoding phosphoglucomutase (alpha-D-glucose-1,6-bisphosphate-dependent) has protein sequence MTHPRAGQPAEAADLVDVPRLVTAYYAEHPDPADPAQQVSFGTSGHRGSSLRNAFNSDHILAVTQALCDYRREHGPDGPLFLARDTHALSAPAAVDALEVLAANGVTVLVDSRDGYTPTPALSHAILTHNRGRTSGLADGIVITPSHNPPDDGGFKYNPTNGGPADTDVTRWIQDRANAILTAGLKEVRRITYARARAADTTGEYDFLASYVDDLPAAIDIDAIRDAGVRIGADPLGGASVAYWGEIAERHRLDLTVINPTVDPTWRFMTLDGDGKIRMDCSSPNAMASLIAARAEYQVSTGNDADADRHGIVTPDGGLMNPNHYLAVAIGHLFRTRSLWGPAAAVGKTLVSSSMIDRIAADLDRPLLEVPVGFKWFVPGLLDGAVGFGGEESAGASFLRRDGGTWTTDKDGILLCLLASEIIAITGRTPGQHYAELTERFGAPAYARIDAPATREQKEVLGKLSPEQVTATELAGEPITATLTTAPGNGAPIGGLKVTTESGWFAARPSGTEDVYKIYAESFRGADHLAQIQEEAKALVDGVLAKA, from the coding sequence GTGACCCACCCCCGTGCCGGCCAGCCCGCCGAGGCCGCCGACCTGGTCGACGTGCCGCGCCTGGTGACCGCCTACTACGCCGAGCACCCGGACCCGGCGGACCCGGCGCAGCAGGTCTCCTTCGGCACCTCCGGCCACCGGGGCTCCAGCCTGCGCAACGCGTTCAACTCCGACCACATCCTGGCGGTCACCCAGGCGCTCTGCGACTACCGACGGGAGCACGGCCCGGACGGCCCGCTCTTCCTCGCCCGGGACACCCACGCGCTCTCCGCGCCGGCCGCGGTGGACGCCCTGGAGGTGCTCGCCGCCAACGGGGTCACCGTCCTGGTGGACAGCCGCGACGGCTACACCCCGACCCCTGCGCTGTCGCACGCGATCCTCACCCACAACCGGGGGCGCACCAGCGGGCTCGCCGACGGCATCGTCATCACCCCGTCGCACAACCCGCCCGACGACGGCGGCTTCAAGTACAACCCCACCAACGGCGGGCCGGCCGACACCGACGTCACCCGGTGGATCCAGGACCGGGCCAACGCGATCCTCACCGCCGGGCTCAAGGAGGTCCGCCGGATCACCTACGCGCGGGCCCGGGCCGCCGACACCACCGGGGAGTACGACTTCCTCGCGAGCTACGTCGACGACCTGCCGGCGGCGATCGACATCGACGCCATCCGTGACGCCGGGGTCCGCATCGGCGCGGATCCGCTCGGCGGCGCGAGCGTGGCGTACTGGGGCGAGATCGCCGAGCGGCACCGGCTGGACCTGACCGTGATCAACCCGACGGTCGACCCGACCTGGCGGTTCATGACCCTCGACGGGGACGGCAAGATCCGGATGGACTGCTCCTCGCCGAACGCGATGGCCTCGCTGATCGCCGCCCGCGCCGAATACCAGGTCTCCACCGGCAACGACGCCGACGCCGACCGGCACGGCATCGTCACCCCCGACGGCGGCCTGATGAACCCCAACCACTACCTGGCGGTGGCGATCGGCCACCTGTTCCGTACCCGGTCGCTGTGGGGCCCGGCGGCGGCGGTCGGCAAGACGCTGGTCTCCTCGTCCATGATCGACCGGATCGCCGCCGACCTGGACCGGCCACTGCTCGAGGTGCCGGTCGGGTTCAAGTGGTTCGTGCCGGGCCTGCTCGACGGCGCGGTCGGCTTCGGCGGCGAGGAGAGCGCCGGCGCGTCCTTCCTGCGGCGCGACGGGGGCACCTGGACCACCGACAAGGACGGGATCCTGCTCTGCCTGCTCGCCTCGGAGATCATCGCCATCACCGGGCGGACCCCAGGCCAGCACTACGCAGAGCTGACCGAGCGGTTCGGCGCCCCCGCGTACGCCCGGATCGACGCCCCGGCGACCCGCGAGCAGAAGGAGGTGCTCGGCAAGCTCTCCCCGGAGCAGGTCACCGCCACCGAACTGGCCGGCGAGCCGATCACCGCCACGCTCACCACGGCCCCGGGCAACGGCGCGCCGATCGGCGGGCTGAAGGTGACCACCGAGTCCGGCTGGTTCGCCGCCCGCCCGTCCGGCACCGAGGACGTCTACAAGATCTACGCCGAGTCGTTCCGCGGGGCCGACCACCTCGCCCAGATCCAGGAGGAGGCGAAGGCGCTGGTGGACGGAGTGCTGGCCAAGGCCTGA
- a CDS encoding transposase family protein has protein sequence MLDVPRELVQHVARLLRAERLAMGTRPGTRALTCFYQAVLVLVWFRKGEDKTTLGASFGVSRATAYRYVAEAVRVLAAQTPTLHDALARVAADGWSHVILDGKLFDTDRVAETTTSVKGETIDAWYSGKHRDFGANIQAVMRPDGLPIWTSDVMPGHLHDLTCAQNLDVTGALTGPPRTCTYRRWPTPATRALARASTPRTSSPPMAAASPSTTAPTTPYFDPCDA, from the coding sequence ATGCTCGATGTCCCCAGGGAACTCGTACAGCACGTGGCGCGGCTACTACGCGCCGAACGCCTGGCGATGGGCACCCGACCGGGAACCCGAGCCCTGACCTGCTTCTACCAGGCAGTCCTTGTGTTGGTGTGGTTCCGCAAGGGCGAGGACAAGACCACCCTCGGGGCCAGTTTCGGAGTCTCGCGGGCCACCGCCTACCGGTACGTCGCCGAGGCCGTACGGGTCCTCGCGGCGCAGACACCCACCCTGCACGACGCGCTCGCGCGGGTCGCCGCCGACGGCTGGTCACACGTGATCCTCGACGGCAAGCTGTTCGACACCGACCGAGTCGCCGAGACCACCACCAGCGTCAAAGGCGAGACGATCGACGCCTGGTACTCCGGCAAGCACCGTGACTTCGGCGCCAACATTCAAGCCGTGATGCGTCCCGACGGGCTGCCGATCTGGACCTCCGATGTGATGCCCGGACACCTGCACGACTTGACCTGCGCCCAGAACCTGGACGTCACCGGCGCCCTGACTGGGCCGCCTCGCACCTGCACCTACCGACGCTGGCCGACTCCGGCTACGAGGGCGCTGGCCAGGGCATCCACACCCCGTACAAGCAGCCCGCCGATGGCCGCCGCCTCGCCGTCGACAACCGCACCTACAACGCCGTACTTCGATCCATGCGATGCCTAG
- a CDS encoding NAD(+)/NADH kinase: protein MGLVLHPTRDVSEVVGIIERWASRHRKTLMVRAEDAHRVPSSVEPVPAAEVATRADALISIGGDGTMLGALRSAVRDPKPVLGVHLGRLGFLVEVEPPDLPEALSRLLAKDFTVESHACLACDVCGEDVVAFNDIAMVRQPGSGFVTATLAVDGQRYGYYRCDALVVSTPTGSTAYSYAAGGPLVSPAADAVVVTPSAPMAGISRSLVLSPQERIRLELEPKSAAVAVEMDGVIFKDAATEGWVDISYRRDAGRVVRFDPLRHQERNQLKLSLLDLPFLPDQLRELLPDEIRRQRHERKLPPPC from the coding sequence CTGGGTCTGGTGCTGCACCCCACCCGGGACGTCTCCGAGGTGGTCGGAATCATCGAACGGTGGGCGTCGCGCCACCGCAAGACGCTGATGGTGCGCGCGGAGGACGCGCACCGGGTGCCGTCGAGCGTCGAACCGGTCCCCGCGGCGGAGGTGGCCACCCGAGCGGACGCCCTGATCAGCATCGGCGGGGACGGCACCATGCTGGGCGCGCTGCGCTCCGCGGTGCGGGACCCGAAGCCGGTGCTCGGGGTACACCTGGGGCGGCTCGGCTTCCTGGTGGAGGTGGAGCCGCCGGATCTGCCGGAGGCGCTGAGCCGGCTGCTGGCGAAGGACTTCACCGTCGAGTCGCACGCCTGCCTGGCCTGCGACGTGTGCGGCGAAGACGTGGTGGCGTTCAACGACATCGCGATGGTCCGCCAGCCCGGCTCCGGCTTCGTCACCGCCACCCTGGCCGTGGACGGCCAGCGGTATGGCTACTACCGCTGCGACGCCCTGGTGGTGAGCACGCCGACCGGCTCCACGGCCTACAGCTACGCCGCGGGCGGTCCGCTGGTCTCCCCGGCGGCGGACGCGGTGGTGGTGACCCCGTCGGCGCCGATGGCGGGCATCTCCCGGTCGTTGGTGCTCTCGCCGCAGGAGCGCATCCGGCTGGAGCTGGAGCCGAAATCGGCGGCGGTCGCCGTCGAGATGGACGGGGTGATCTTCAAGGACGCGGCGACCGAGGGGTGGGTGGACATCAGCTACCGCCGGGACGCCGGCCGGGTGGTCCGCTTCGACCCGCTCCGTCACCAGGAGCGCAACCAGCTCAAGTTGAGCCTGCTCGACCTGCCGTTCCTGCCCGACCAGCTCCGCGAGCTGCTTCCCGACGAAATACGGCGGCAGCGCCACGAGCGGAAGCTGCCGCCGCCCTGCTGA
- the glgC gene encoding glucose-1-phosphate adenylyltransferase, with protein MAAKVLAIVLAGGEGKRLMPLTTDRAKPAVPFGGMYRMVDFVLSNLANAGYLKIVVLTQYKSHSLDRHITKTWRMSTLLGNYVTPVPAQQRRGPWWFAGSADAIYQSFNLINDEQPDYVIVFGADHIYRMDPRQMVEDHIASGAAVTVAGIRQPLSTADQFGVIEVGEDGRRIRAFREKPTDAVGLADAPDEIYASMGNYVFTTRALCEAVERDAEDKTSKHDMGGSIIPMLVERGEANVYDFRDNEVPGTTDRDRGYWRDVGTLDSFYDAHMDLINVHPVFNMYNFDWPIYTEQPPWPPAKFVHQWGERVGRAVGSMVSPGVVISGSLVENSIVSPKVRVHSWAHVEGSVLMEGVEIGRHAVIRRAILDKNVFVPEGAEIGVDLEKDRQRYTVSDNGIVVIGKGQKVEL; from the coding sequence ATGGCTGCCAAGGTGCTCGCGATCGTCCTGGCGGGTGGGGAGGGCAAGCGCCTGATGCCACTCACCACGGACCGGGCCAAGCCGGCCGTCCCGTTCGGCGGGATGTACCGCATGGTCGACTTCGTCCTCTCCAACCTGGCCAACGCCGGCTATCTCAAGATCGTCGTGCTGACCCAGTACAAGTCCCACTCCCTCGACCGGCACATCACCAAGACCTGGCGGATGTCCACGCTGCTCGGCAACTACGTCACCCCGGTACCCGCGCAGCAGCGTCGCGGCCCCTGGTGGTTCGCCGGCTCCGCCGACGCCATCTACCAGAGCTTCAACCTGATCAACGACGAGCAGCCTGACTACGTGATCGTCTTCGGCGCCGACCACATCTACCGGATGGACCCGCGGCAGATGGTGGAGGACCACATCGCCTCCGGCGCTGCGGTGACCGTCGCCGGCATCCGCCAGCCGCTGTCGACGGCCGACCAGTTCGGCGTCATCGAGGTCGGCGAGGACGGTCGGCGCATCCGGGCGTTCCGCGAGAAGCCCACCGACGCGGTCGGCCTGGCGGACGCACCGGACGAGATCTACGCGTCGATGGGCAACTACGTCTTCACCACCCGGGCGCTCTGCGAGGCGGTCGAGCGCGACGCGGAGGACAAGACCAGCAAGCACGACATGGGCGGCAGCATCATCCCGATGCTCGTCGAGCGGGGCGAGGCCAACGTCTACGACTTCCGGGACAACGAGGTACCGGGCACCACCGACCGGGACCGCGGTTACTGGCGGGACGTCGGGACGCTCGACTCGTTCTACGACGCGCACATGGATCTGATCAACGTGCACCCGGTGTTCAACATGTACAACTTCGACTGGCCGATCTACACGGAGCAGCCGCCGTGGCCGCCGGCGAAGTTCGTGCACCAGTGGGGCGAGCGGGTCGGCCGCGCGGTCGGCTCGATGGTCTCCCCGGGCGTGGTGATCTCCGGCTCGCTGGTGGAAAACTCGATCGTCTCGCCGAAGGTGCGGGTGCACTCCTGGGCGCACGTCGAGGGCTCGGTGCTGATGGAGGGTGTCGAGATTGGCCGGCACGCGGTGATCCGACGAGCCATCCTGGACAAGAACGTGTTCGTCCCGGAGGGCGCCGAGATCGGCGTCGACCTGGAGAAGGACCGGCAGCGCTACACCGTCTCCGACAACGGCATCGTGGTGATCGGCAAGGGCCAGAAGGTCGAGCTGTGA
- a CDS encoding M14 family metallopeptidase produces the protein MKLSLLDLPPRCRDEITATAASFPGLAKVETLGRTVQGKPILAVKVTKNARTVPDGRRPAVLYASTQHAREWITPEMTRRLLHHVLDSYGTDAEITRLVNSTELWFLPVANPDGYDHTFTPGNRLWRKNLRDNDGDGQITTADGVDLNRNYSYKWGYDDEGSSPEPNSDTYRGPGPNSEPETKALDALFKRIGFEFFVNYHSAAQLLLYGVGWQVSTPTPDDVIYQAMVGDDAHPAVPGYDPDISAELYTTNGDTDSHATVRYGTLGFTLEMSTCQAAAASDPDDEWRPEDCISGFIFPDDEDLISAEVTKNLPFALAVAKSAADPDDPVSVVGRNTPDFVVDSFDTSYGRTQQVASITRRALKDVRMHYAVNGGRPKTVIVHEWRGGERYGDTNDEYYAELRGTVTGTKAGDRVEVWFSGVKPRKGPVASEHFTYRVHTDIVGDVLVLAVEDATGLSPAQGTTTAKYADEMGASLAAAGRSSDVYDFDAMGRRAPHPLGVLSHYQAVVWETGDDIILRSQGQVGGTAAEAALNTELAVRDYLNEGGKLLVSGKYALFAQGANGSYAYRPDAPPECTDPDDVTCLPLLNDFQQYYLGAYNYVSDGGTAADGTPYPVSGSDGAFAGFAGQLNAAGSAGNQDHTASFLTTSSFLPPDQFPQFASSAAVDWARPGSAPFDPRTGEWYLYSGRADESYKRLTRTVDLTSATSGELRFFTSYDIEENWDFLIVEAHEVGSDDDWTTLPDSGGLTGTVTGDSCASGWVDQLHPFLAHYQGADCSPTGSTGTWNAATGASGGWKEFTADLSAYAGRKVEVSISYVSDWGTQGLGVFLDDVRVIADGAVVSETSFETPDLGGWTVAGAPAGSAPGANDCARSQQAFSEGAAVVTDDTVYLGFGLEGLAPAARDDLVARSLTHLTGRPRR, from the coding sequence CTGAAGCTGAGCCTGCTCGACCTGCCGCCGCGCTGCCGGGACGAGATCACCGCAACCGCCGCCAGTTTCCCCGGACTGGCCAAGGTGGAGACCCTCGGCCGTACGGTGCAGGGCAAACCGATCCTCGCTGTCAAGGTCACGAAGAACGCGAGGACGGTCCCGGACGGCCGGCGTCCGGCGGTGCTCTACGCCAGCACCCAGCACGCTCGCGAGTGGATCACGCCGGAGATGACCCGCCGGCTGCTGCACCACGTGCTGGACAGCTACGGCACCGACGCGGAGATCACCCGCCTGGTGAACAGCACCGAGCTGTGGTTCCTGCCGGTGGCCAACCCGGACGGCTACGACCACACGTTCACCCCGGGCAACCGGCTGTGGCGCAAGAACCTGCGCGACAACGACGGTGACGGGCAGATCACCACCGCGGACGGCGTCGACCTCAACCGCAACTACAGCTACAAGTGGGGGTACGACGACGAGGGCTCCTCGCCGGAGCCGAACAGCGACACCTACCGCGGCCCAGGCCCCAACTCGGAGCCGGAGACGAAGGCGCTGGACGCCCTCTTCAAGCGGATCGGCTTCGAGTTCTTCGTCAACTACCACTCCGCGGCGCAGCTGCTGCTCTACGGCGTCGGGTGGCAGGTGAGCACCCCCACGCCGGACGACGTGATCTACCAGGCGATGGTCGGCGACGACGCGCACCCGGCGGTGCCCGGCTACGACCCGGACATCTCCGCGGAGCTGTACACCACCAACGGCGACACCGACTCCCACGCCACGGTCCGGTACGGCACCCTCGGCTTCACCCTGGAGATGTCCACCTGCCAGGCGGCGGCCGCCTCCGACCCGGACGACGAGTGGCGCCCGGAGGACTGCATCAGCGGGTTCATCTTCCCCGACGACGAGGACCTGATCTCCGCCGAGGTGACGAAGAACCTGCCGTTCGCCCTCGCGGTGGCGAAGTCGGCGGCCGACCCGGACGACCCGGTCTCGGTGGTCGGCCGCAACACCCCGGACTTCGTGGTGGACTCCTTCGACACCTCGTACGGGCGTACGCAGCAGGTCGCCTCGATCACGCGGCGGGCGCTCAAGGACGTCCGGATGCACTACGCGGTCAACGGCGGCCGGCCGAAGACCGTCATCGTCCACGAGTGGCGCGGCGGTGAGCGGTACGGCGACACGAACGACGAGTACTACGCCGAGCTGCGCGGCACCGTGACAGGGACGAAGGCCGGCGACCGGGTCGAGGTCTGGTTCTCCGGCGTCAAGCCCCGCAAGGGTCCGGTCGCCAGCGAGCACTTCACCTACCGCGTGCACACCGACATCGTCGGCGACGTGCTGGTGCTGGCGGTGGAGGACGCGACCGGCCTGAGTCCGGCCCAGGGCACCACCACCGCGAAGTACGCCGACGAGATGGGCGCATCGCTGGCCGCCGCGGGCCGCAGCAGCGACGTCTACGACTTCGACGCGATGGGCCGGCGGGCCCCGCACCCGCTGGGCGTGCTCTCGCACTACCAGGCGGTGGTCTGGGAGACCGGGGACGACATCATCCTCCGCTCGCAAGGGCAGGTCGGCGGCACCGCGGCCGAGGCCGCGCTGAACACCGAGCTGGCCGTGCGCGACTACCTCAACGAGGGCGGCAAGCTCCTGGTGAGCGGCAAGTACGCGCTCTTCGCCCAGGGCGCCAACGGGTCGTACGCCTACCGCCCGGACGCCCCGCCGGAGTGCACCGATCCCGACGACGTCACCTGCCTGCCGTTGCTCAACGACTTCCAGCAGTACTACCTGGGGGCGTACAACTACGTCAGCGACGGGGGCACCGCGGCGGACGGCACGCCGTACCCGGTCAGCGGGTCGGACGGGGCGTTCGCCGGCTTCGCCGGGCAGCTCAACGCGGCCGGGTCGGCCGGCAACCAGGACCACACCGCGTCGTTCCTCACCACGTCGAGCTTCCTGCCGCCGGACCAGTTCCCGCAGTTCGCCAGCTCGGCGGCGGTGGACTGGGCCCGGCCGGGCAGCGCGCCGTTCGACCCGCGCACGGGCGAGTGGTACCTGTACAGCGGGCGGGCCGACGAGTCGTACAAGCGGCTCACCCGGACCGTCGACCTGACCTCGGCGACCAGCGGTGAGCTGCGCTTCTTCACCTCGTACGACATTGAGGAGAACTGGGACTTCCTGATCGTCGAGGCGCACGAGGTGGGCAGCGACGACGACTGGACCACCCTGCCGGACTCCGGCGGCCTCACCGGCACGGTGACCGGGGACAGCTGCGCCTCGGGCTGGGTGGACCAGCTGCACCCGTTCCTCGCCCACTACCAGGGCGCCGACTGCTCCCCCACCGGCAGCACCGGCACCTGGAACGCGGCCACCGGCGCCTCCGGCGGCTGGAAGGAGTTCACCGCCGACCTGTCGGCCTACGCCGGCAGGAAGGTCGAGGTCTCCATCTCGTACGTCTCCGACTGGGGCACCCAGGGCCTGGGCGTCTTCCTGGACGACGTGCGGGTGATCGCCGACGGCGCCGTCGTCTCGGAGACCTCGTTCGAGACGCCGGACCTGGGCGGCTGGACGGTGGCCGGGGCGCCGGCTGGCTCCGCGCCCGGCGCCAACGACTGCGCCCGCAGCCAGCAGGCCTTCTCCGAAGGGGCGGCGGTGGTCACCGACGACACCGTCTACCTCGGCTTCGGGCTGGAGGGGCTGGCCCCGGCGGCCCGGGACGACCTGGTCGCCCGGTCGCTGACCCACCTGACCGGACGTCCGCGCCGGTAG
- the glgA gene encoding glycogen synthase translates to MTDSSPATGSLRVDLLTREYPPEVYGGAGVHVEYLARELRRLTDVRVHCFGLPRTEPGVTAYAEPPGLTGANAALRTMGVDLEMAAGTAGTDVVHSHTWYANLAGHTAKLLHGVPHVMTAHSLEPLRPWKAEQLGGGYALSSWCERTAVEAADAVIAVSGGMRRDVLAAYPQVDPDRVRVVYNGIDTIQYAPDQGTDVLDRLGIDPARPSVVYVGRITRQKGLPYLLRAARELPADTQLVLLAGAPDTAEIAAEVEELAAELRANRSGVVWVAEMLPKPEVIQVLTHATVFVCPSVYEPMGIVNLEAMACETAVVATATGGIPEVVADGETGLLVPIEQATDGSGRPLAPDKFVADLAAAVNTLLADPARTARFGKAGRQRAVEHFSWDAVARQTLDVYRSAR, encoded by the coding sequence ATGACCGACTCCTCCCCGGCCACCGGCTCCCTGCGCGTCGATCTACTGACCCGGGAGTACCCGCCGGAGGTCTACGGCGGCGCCGGAGTGCACGTCGAGTACCTGGCCCGGGAGTTGCGCCGCCTCACCGACGTGCGGGTGCACTGCTTCGGCCTGCCGCGCACCGAGCCGGGCGTCACCGCGTACGCCGAACCGCCCGGCCTCACCGGCGCAAACGCCGCGCTGCGCACCATGGGCGTGGACCTGGAGATGGCCGCCGGCACGGCCGGCACCGACGTGGTGCACAGCCACACCTGGTACGCCAACCTGGCCGGACACACCGCGAAGCTGCTGCACGGGGTGCCGCACGTGATGACCGCGCACAGCCTGGAGCCGCTGCGGCCGTGGAAGGCCGAGCAGCTCGGCGGCGGCTACGCGCTCTCCTCCTGGTGCGAGCGCACGGCCGTGGAGGCCGCCGACGCGGTGATCGCGGTCAGCGGCGGGATGCGCCGCGACGTGCTGGCCGCCTACCCGCAGGTCGACCCGGACCGGGTCCGGGTGGTCTACAACGGCATCGACACCATCCAGTACGCCCCGGACCAGGGCACCGACGTGCTGGACCGGCTCGGCATCGACCCGGCCCGACCCAGCGTGGTGTACGTCGGAAGGATCACCCGCCAGAAAGGGCTGCCCTACCTGCTGCGGGCCGCCCGGGAGCTGCCGGCGGACACCCAGCTCGTGCTGCTCGCCGGCGCTCCGGACACCGCGGAGATCGCCGCCGAGGTGGAGGAGTTGGCCGCCGAGCTGCGGGCCAACCGCTCCGGGGTGGTCTGGGTGGCCGAGATGCTGCCCAAGCCCGAGGTGATCCAGGTGCTCACCCACGCCACCGTCTTCGTCTGCCCGTCGGTGTACGAGCCGATGGGCATCGTCAACCTGGAGGCGATGGCCTGCGAGACGGCGGTGGTGGCGACCGCCACCGGTGGCATCCCCGAGGTGGTCGCCGACGGTGAGACGGGCCTGCTGGTGCCGATCGAGCAGGCGACCGACGGGTCCGGCCGGCCGCTGGCCCCGGATAAGTTCGTCGCCGACCTGGCGGCAGCGGTCAACACGCTGCTGGCCGACCCGGCCCGCACCGCGCGGTTCGGCAAGGCCGGCCGGCAGCGCGCCGTGGAGCACTTCTCCTGGGACGCCGTCGCCCGGCAGACACTCGACGTCTACCGCTCGGCGAGGTAA
- a CDS encoding IS110 family transposase: MVRVDAGDGDREVVVGVDTHKDVHVAAVLDTVGVLLDSRSFPATGDGYRQLIAWARGHGLLHRAGVEGTGAYGAGLTRALYAEGVAVVEVNRPDRAARRRRGKSDAVDAEAAARAVLAGSATATPKTADGPVEALRVLKLAKDSAVKARVQAVNQLKAVLINAESGLREQLASLTPARLLRACRALDPAHYDGVTAVVAHTLTSLARRVRHLDEEVRDLHQRITDTVQATAPDLLDLRGIGPDSAATLLIVAGDNPHRLTSEASFAALCGVSPVQASSGRIQRHRLNRGGHRQANAALFRAALTGLRWDPRTQAYLQRRTTEGLSKREIIRCLKRYLARTIYKILTTPNSTTAVPTPA; the protein is encoded by the coding sequence GTGGTTCGGGTTGATGCTGGGGATGGCGACCGGGAGGTCGTCGTGGGTGTGGACACCCACAAGGACGTGCACGTGGCGGCGGTGCTGGACACGGTCGGTGTGCTGCTGGACAGTCGGTCCTTCCCGGCGACGGGCGACGGGTATCGGCAGCTCATCGCCTGGGCGCGCGGACACGGCCTCCTCCACCGGGCGGGGGTGGAAGGCACCGGCGCGTACGGCGCTGGCCTGACCCGCGCCCTGTACGCCGAGGGCGTCGCGGTGGTGGAGGTCAACCGGCCTGATCGGGCCGCCCGGCGACGGCGCGGTAAGAGCGACGCGGTCGACGCCGAAGCTGCGGCCCGCGCCGTCCTGGCCGGTTCGGCGACGGCCACGCCGAAGACCGCCGACGGGCCGGTGGAGGCCCTGCGCGTGCTCAAGCTGGCCAAAGACTCGGCCGTCAAAGCGCGTGTCCAGGCGGTGAACCAGCTCAAGGCGGTCCTGATCAACGCCGAGTCCGGCCTGCGTGAGCAACTCGCGTCGTTGACTCCGGCGCGGCTGCTACGCGCCTGCCGTGCGCTGGACCCAGCTCACTACGACGGGGTCACGGCGGTAGTCGCCCACACCCTCACCAGCCTCGCCCGGCGGGTACGCCACCTCGACGAGGAAGTACGTGACCTGCATCAACGCATCACCGACACCGTGCAGGCCACCGCACCCGACCTGCTCGACCTGCGTGGGATCGGACCCGACAGCGCCGCGACGCTGCTCATCGTCGCCGGCGACAACCCGCACCGACTGACCAGCGAGGCGTCCTTCGCCGCCCTGTGCGGCGTCAGCCCCGTGCAGGCGTCCTCCGGCAGGATCCAACGACACCGCCTCAACCGCGGCGGCCACCGACAGGCCAACGCCGCCCTGTTCCGTGCCGCCCTCACCGGCCTGCGCTGGGATCCCCGCACCCAGGCCTACCTGCAACGACGCACCACCGAAGGCCTCTCCAAGCGTGAGATCATCCGCTGCCTCAAACGCTACCTCGCCCGCACCATCTACAAGATCCTCACAACGCCGAACTCGACAACCGCGGTTCCCACGCCCGCTTGA
- a CDS encoding transposase family protein, which translates to MHTPYKQPADGRRLAVDNRTYNAVLRSMRCLGERGFAILNGRWRTQRHSTASPRRLGDIVRAALHLTHFEYRYLPESC; encoded by the coding sequence ATCCACACCCCGTACAAGCAGCCCGCCGATGGCCGCCGCCTCGCCGTCGACAACCGCACCTACAACGCCGTACTTCGATCCATGCGATGCCTAGGAGAACGCGGCTTCGCCATCCTCAACGGCCGCTGGCGAACGCAACGACACAGCACCGCCAGCCCCCGCAGACTCGGCGACATCGTCCGCGCCGCCCTGCACCTCACCCATTTCGAATACCGCTACCTACCCGAATCTTGTTGA